Proteins encoded in a region of the Ignavibacteriales bacterium genome:
- a CDS encoding phytanoyl-CoA dioxygenase family protein: MNHYPLTEDQISFYQENGYVRLDNVLTMDEVDVLRKVVAQAVEDKNKYNLNLGPRTDEGYSKVFLQMVNLWERYPVLEDYVHNTRVAEIARRLTRSKFVRLWHDQALIKYPKDSKATAWHQDTVYWPMNEAGGLSCWMALDEVTVERGCMWFVPGSHKLGPLPPVDLGNVSPDNLDAVLPESFRGVKPVAIELKPGSCTFHNGLTFHYAGPNITEIPRRAMVTIFMPGGTTYRKHTHIIGDRSNLQPGEEFHGPLFPVLARD; encoded by the coding sequence GTGAATCACTATCCACTTACCGAAGATCAAATCAGTTTCTATCAGGAGAATGGCTACGTTCGTCTGGATAACGTCCTGACAATGGACGAGGTGGATGTGCTTCGGAAGGTTGTCGCCCAGGCCGTGGAGGACAAAAACAAGTACAATTTAAACCTCGGTCCGCGCACTGATGAAGGATATTCAAAGGTCTTCCTTCAAATGGTGAACCTTTGGGAGCGATATCCGGTGCTCGAGGACTATGTTCACAACACCCGCGTTGCCGAAATTGCGCGGCGGCTGACACGTTCAAAATTCGTCCGGCTCTGGCACGATCAAGCGCTTATTAAATATCCCAAAGACAGCAAGGCAACCGCATGGCACCAGGACACGGTCTATTGGCCGATGAACGAGGCAGGGGGGCTTTCCTGCTGGATGGCGCTCGATGAAGTGACAGTTGAACGAGGATGCATGTGGTTTGTCCCCGGGTCGCATAAGCTCGGACCGCTTCCCCCGGTTGATCTCGGCAATGTTTCTCCCGATAACCTTGACGCTGTGCTTCCGGAGTCATTCCGCGGCGTGAAGCCGGTCGCGATTGAATTGAAGCCAGGCAGCTGCACGTTTCACAACGGTCTTACATTCCACTACGCCGGACCGAACATCACGGAAATCCCCCGTCGGGCGATGGTGACAATCTTCATGCCGGGGGGGACGACGTACAGGAAGCACACGCACATCATTGGAGATCGCAGCAATCTTCAACCGGGAGAAGAGTTTCACGGGCCGCTCTTTCCGGTTCTTGCCCGCGACTAA